The segment CCATAATCTCCCCTAAAAGCTTATGTCAGCTTCTCTCAAATATCTTGCTGCCTCTTCCGGCGGTGTGGGGTTTATATAAAGGCCAGAACCCCACTCAAATCCAGCAATCTTTGTAATCCTCGGAATGAGTTCTATGTGCCAGTGATAATCGTACTCAATTGTTGACCAGTAATCAGGCCTGCCTGGCCTCTCGTGGGGGCTTGGCGCAGTGTGAAGAACCATATTAAAGGGAGGGTCATTCAAAACAACTTTAATACGCAGCAGCATTTCCTTTAAAACGCTGGCAAGGACTTCCAGCTCATGATCTTCAAGGAGGGCAAAATCGTGAAGATGTTTCTTAGGAATTAGCCAGGTTTCGAAGGGGAAGGATGAGGCAAAAGGTTCCCAAACAATGTAGTTATCCCTGTCCATTACAATGCGAGAACCATATTGAAGCTCCTGACTTATAATGTCACACATTAAACATCTTTCCTTGGTCCTAAAATGGTCCCTCGACGCTTGAAGCTCAGTAACTACTACCGTTGGAATCATAGGTGTTGCAATCAATTGAGAATGGGGATGGGACAATGAGGCTCCCGCTTCCCTCCCATAATTTTTGAAGATGAGAACATAACGAATGCGAATGTCCTTCCGTAGATCCTTAATACGCTCTCTATAGGCTATCAAAACCTTTTTTATCTGTTCAACACTTAAATCTCCTAAATTCTTATCGTGTTCCGGGGTTTCAATAATCACCTCATGGGCACCAATTCCATTGATTTTGTCAAAAAGTCCAACAGCCTCCCGAGTTAATTCGCCTTCGACTCGAAGAGCAGGAAACTTATTAGGTACAACCCTTACTTCCCAACCTTCCGTATTGGGGGCACGACCTTTTGGACCAATAACAAAAATCTCTGGTGGTGTAGTGTGTTCATGCCCATAGCAAAAGGGACAAACTCCCCCTTTAATTTCTTCCTTTGTCGTCACATAATCTGATGGCCTTCTACCCCTCTCCGTTGAAATAATCGTCCATCTAACTCTGAAGACATCATATCTCAGCTCAGGCATTTTTCCCCCCCTTTGAACCTCACTCTGATTAAATCCCTGTAATTCTTGCCCATCAGTTTAGCTAATAGAAAAATTGAGCTTCCCTGATATACTAAGTCAAAACCCTTTTCTGACTGGGAAATAGTCAAGATAGGGTAAAGGTATATATCCTCAAAATGGGAACCTTCTATGGATACGATCACTCCTAAAATTTCATCTGCGATTTCCAAATGATTCCTACCCTTTAAAAGGTATTCACTGTGGCTTATGTTTACGTTACTGCCATCAAAAACAAGAGTTGGCACTTCAAACTTTAAATTCAACTCAACACCAAGAAGGTGATCCAAATCCCCCTCACTCTTTATTGTCAACCCTAAGTCAAATCCACCCTTAACCGGCGCAATAGTCTTAACAACACTCACATTCACTTCCCTTTCACCTTTTACCCTTCCCTGGCGTCTTAATTGAAGCACATTTCCATTAAATTTATAATCAAATTCTCCCGCAACAAAGTCGCCTAACTCCTCATAACGGCTATATCTAAGGTCCTGCAAATCCAATTCCTTAGGAAGGAAATGGACGAAGAAGGAGTAACGAGGATATTTGTCATAGACCATCTCTTTGGCACTTTGTTCATCAATCCATTTCTCCT is part of the Candidatus Culexarchaeum yellowstonense genome and harbors:
- the galT gene encoding galactose-1-phosphate uridylyltransferase, yielding MPELRYDVFRVRWTIISTERGRRPSDYVTTKEEIKGGVCPFCYGHEHTTPPEIFVIGPKGRAPNTEGWEVRVVPNKFPALRVEGELTREAVGLFDKINGIGAHEVIIETPEHDKNLGDLSVEQIKKVLIAYRERIKDLRKDIRIRYVLIFKNYGREAGASLSHPHSQLIATPMIPTVVVTELQASRDHFRTKERCLMCDIISQELQYGSRIVMDRDNYIVWEPFASSFPFETWLIPKKHLHDFALLEDHELEVLASVLKEMLLRIKVVLNDPPFNMVLHTAPSPHERPGRPDYWSTIEYDYHWHIELIPRITKIAGFEWGSGLYINPTPPEEAARYLREADISF
- a CDS encoding DUF1926 domain-containing protein, with protein sequence LGRIYLPTASYFEMGEWSLPADGAVDFIKFVNRLRAEGIFDDYRRFVRGGIWKNFLVKYEESNNMHKKMLYLSELLSKSKARKLKVNLYRAQCNDAYWHGVFGGLYLPHLRKEIYSNLIEVDKNVKSPERLVEDLNKDGRPEISIKSKDLRLTIIPHLGGSIYEISSFKYLYNFQDTLTRRFEHYHVGVKIGEPPKEGVASIHEQEKWIDEQSAKEMVYDKYPRYSFFVHFLPKELDLQDLRYSRYEELGDFVAGEFDYKFNGNVLQLRRQGRVKGEREVNVSVVKTIAPVKGGFDLGLTIKSEGDLDHLLGVELNLKFEVPTLVFDGSNVNISHSEYLLKGRNHLEIADEILGVIVSIEGSHFEDIYLYPILTISQSEKGFDLVYQGSSIFLLAKLMGKNYRDLIRVRFKGGEKCLS